The sequence TATTCGCTGTTATGGGTAACCTATCTGCTTACAATTTTGTAGAGTGTATATATATAATATAAATACTACTACCAGATCATTTTTGGCTCGGTTACGGGCGCTATTTCATCATCCTTAATCCAAGCGCTTACAGGGACAAAGTATTAGCAGATGTCAGCCAGGATATCTGCCATTGGGTACGGTCGTTCCTGATGCCTTAGGTTTCAATTATGTTTAACACGGGCTTAAACAGCAGAAATAGCATACCGACGAGTGTATGCAACAGTTGCAGTAATATGGCTTTAGTGTTAGCTTTGGATGCATTTGATCGGAGATCAAAGAACATAACAATCATGATCAAAAGCGAGTATCAATTATCCTAACTAACTATTGATGAAGTTATAGTAAAATTTTTGGCGTCTACCAGGCAAATTCTGGTGCTATTGTAATAAATAATTACCTCGCCGCGAGGAAAGGCAGCGGGCGTGTATAATAACCCCATCGAGCAGGATGCCTGATGTACGTTAATAATCAAAAAATTTTAAAGATTATCAAATATGACCGAATCTTTTGCTCAACTATTTGAAGAATTTCTAAAAACCATTGAAACCCGTCCTGGGGCCATCATTCGCGGTACCGTTGTCTCAATTGCGAAAGACGTAGTTATAGTTGACGCTGGCCTAAAATCCGAATCCACTATTCCTATTGAGCAATTCCGCAATACTCTGGGTGAGCTGGAAATAAAAGTCGGCGATTATGTTGACGTCGCACTGGATGCAGTCGAAGATGGTTTCGGCGAAACGCTATTGTCCCGTGAAAAAGCCAAACGCTATGAATCCTGGTTGATGCTGGAAAAAGCGTACGAACAAGCTGCCACCGTGATTGGTATCATTAACGGAAAAGTCAAAGGTGGGTTTACCGTAGAAATAAACGGTATCCGTGCTTTTTTGCCTGGTTCGCTGGTCGACGTACGTCCGGTACGTGATACTCTGCATTTAGAAGGAAAAGATCTTGAGTTTCAAGTCATCAAGCTTGATCAGAAACGTAATAACGTTGTGGTTTCCCGTCGTGCAGTTATCGAATCTGAAAGTAGCACTGATCGTGATCAGTTGCTTAGCAACCTGCAGGAAAGCATAACAGTCAAAGGAATCGTAAAAAATCTTACCGACTACGGCGCATTTATTGATCTTGGTGGTGTTGATGGTTTATTGCACATTACCGATATGGCTTGGAAGCGCGTGAAGCATCCGAGCGAAATAGTGCATATTGGCGAAGAAATAACTGTAAAAGTACTAAAATTTGATCGTGAGCGTACTCGTGTATCCCTTGGTTTAAAACAACTCAGTGAAGATCCATGGATCGCTATCGCGAAACGTTATCCGGAAGGAATACGATTGATTGGAAAAGTAACTAACCTGACCGAATACGGCTGCTTCGTTGAAATCGTAGAAGGGGTTGAAGGCTTAGTGCACGTATCAGAAATGGATTGGACCAATAAAAATATTCATCCATCAAAAGTTGTTAACGTGGGGAAGATGGTGGAAGTAATCGTTCTAGATGTCGACGAAGAACGTCGTCGAATATCACTAGGCATGAAACAGTGCAAAGGCAACCCTTGGCAGAAGTTTGCTGAAACCTATAAAAAGGGCGACCGTGTAGAGGGTAAAATTAAGTCAATTACCGACTTTGGTGTTTTCATTGGCCTTGATGGTGGTATTGATGGTCTAGTTCATTCATCTGATATCGCCTGGAATGTAATAGGCGAAGAAGCCGTGAGAGAATACAAGAAGGGTGACGAAATTACTGCAGTAGTTTTACAAGTTGATGCTGGGCGCGAACGTATTTCTTTGGGAATAAAACAGCTAGTAGAAGATCCATTAAATCACTATCTCTTGTTACATAAAAAAGGCACTATTATTAACGGTACCGTTACAGCAGTTGACTCAAAAGGTGCAACAGTGGAATTAGTAGGTGGCATAGAAGGGTATCTACCATCTTCTGAAGCTTCGCGTAACCATTTAAATGCTATGCTTCTACCGAGTGTCGGCGAAGCTATAGAAGCTATATGCACCAGTATTGATCGCAAAAACCGCGTGGTAAGCTTATCAGTTCGTGCCAAGGAAGAGTCGGCAAAAAAAGATATAAGTAACTTAAACAACAAACTAGCAGAAGGTAACTTATCCAATGCTATGGCTGAAGCATTTAAAGCTGCAAGCAAGGGTGATTAATAACAACAGTTGAATAGAGGTAACTATGTTCCCGAGGAAATTTCGACAATGACTTATGTTAATATTGGAACATGATAGCATGGGGCCTAGGTAAATCTACATGCTTCATACAATAATACCCAATACCAGTATTTAGCACTTTGCTTTAACAAATTAGCATAATAAGATCAATCAGCAACAGTTATTTTACAGGATAAAATATGGTTCTAGTAACTCGTCAAGCCCCCGACTTTACCACTGCCGCTGTGCTCAGCACGGGTGAAATCGTTAATCAGTTCAATCTGCGATCATATATCAAGGATAAAACAGCAGTTATTTTTTTCTGGCCGATGGATTTTACGTTTGTTTGCCCATCAGAATTGATTGCGTTTGACAAACGCTATGCAGCATTCCAAAAACGTGGAGTAAAAATTATCGGTGTATCTTTTGACTCAGAGTTTGTACACCACTACTGGCGGCAGATACCAACCGAAAAAGGTGGCATTGGACCAGTAAAATACCCAATGGTAGCTGACATCAAACGTGAAATTATTAAAGCATACGGCATTGAACATCCTGATACCGGTGTTGCGCTACGTGGTTCGTTCCTAATCGATAAAAAAGGAATTATCCGCCATCAGTTGGTTAATGACTTGCCATTTGGCCGTAATATTGACGAGATGATTAGAATGGTTGACGCTTTACAATTCTATGAAGAAAAAGGCGAGGTATGTCCGGCACAGTGGACAAATGGCCAAGAAGGGATGGAAGCTTCACCTACAGGTGTTGCCAAATATTTGGCAGCAAATATCACTAAGTTGTGATTAGATTAAGCTGTTAGTGATAATATTTTTTTGTATTGTTTTGTAAATAGTTAATTGTATTCATGAGTTAGTTAATAGTTAATTGGCGCAGCATACGTCGTAATGGTTCTGCTGCGCCCCACAATAGCTGGTCGCCAACGGTAAAAGCCGAAATATACTTAGGTCCCATATTTAATTTTCGTAACCTGCCTACTGGCGTTTTTAATGTTCCTGTTACTGCAGCTGGCGTTAATTCTCGCATAGACAATTCACGGTCGTTAGGCACTACTTTCACCCAGTCATTATGGTTTGCAAGTAATTGTTCGATTACTGCCAATGGAATATCCTGCTTTAGTTTCAGCGTAAATGCTTGGCTATGGCAGCGTAGAGATCCTATACGTACGCATAATCCATCTACCGGAATTGCCTGACTGATATTAAGAATTTTGTTGGTTTCCGCCTGGCCTTTCCATTCTTCACGACTCTGACCATTTTCTAGCTGCTTATCTATCCAAGGTATTAAGCTACCAGCAAGAGGTACACAAAAATTATCAATCGGCAGGGTACCGCTGCGGGTCAATTCGGTAACTCGACGCTCGATATCCAGAATAGCCGATACTGAATTCTGTAGTGGTTTAGCTACCACATCGTACAATTGCCCCATTTGTAACAATAGTTCACGCATATGGCGGGCGCCACCGCCTGATGCTGCCTGATAGGTGGCAACTGATACCCATTCAACCAAATTATTGACGAACAAACCACCCAGTGACATAAGCATTAGGCTCACGGTGCAGTTACCGCCGACAAAATTTTTAATGCCACGATCCAAACCCTGTTGTATCACTTGCTGGTTGATTGGATCTAGGATAATAACCGCGTCATCGCTCATACGCAACGTTGATGCCGCATCTATCCAATATCCTTGCCAGCCGCTTTTACGCAACCGTGGATGGATTTCGTTGGTATAACTACCTCCCTGGCAGGTAACAATAATATCTAGCGCACTTAGCGCCGCTATATCCTTGGCATTCTGTAATATACCTTGCTTACCATTGACAAGCGGAGCTAGCTGACCACTTTGGGAGGTAGAAAAAAAGACTGGTTGAATAGCGACAAAATCTTGCTCTTCATGCATGCGTTGCATTAACACTGAACCAACCATACCGCGCCAGCCAATAAAACCAACCTTTTTCATAGTTAAATATCCAATCTTAGAAGTTGCAAATGATTACGTTACTGCTTAGTAAAATTAGCCATTAAACTATATAATAGAGTAAATAAATGTTACAAGTGAAAGTTTTCGTCATTTTAAATCTTTTTAAGACATTGTTATGCTCGAAAGTTATAGTGTGTCCCCGTCACTACTACTGGCATAGACGTCATAAATGAGTTAGTCAGATGATATATGTCTGTATTTCTGTGCTAAAATAGCTGTAGCAGAATCATCCACCATTTATCATTCTCCAGTTAATACTGATAGCATTGCTCTTAAGAGCAATGCTATCAGCCTGCAAACTAAAAACCATATTGAAAGAATGTCATACGTTAATTACGATATGATAATAATTAGTTT is a genomic window of Candidatus Moranella endobia PCIT containing:
- the rpsA gene encoding 30S ribosomal protein S1; the encoded protein is MTESFAQLFEEFLKTIETRPGAIIRGTVVSIAKDVVIVDAGLKSESTIPIEQFRNTLGELEIKVGDYVDVALDAVEDGFGETLLSREKAKRYESWLMLEKAYEQAATVIGIINGKVKGGFTVEINGIRAFLPGSLVDVRPVRDTLHLEGKDLEFQVIKLDQKRNNVVVSRRAVIESESSTDRDQLLSNLQESITVKGIVKNLTDYGAFIDLGGVDGLLHITDMAWKRVKHPSEIVHIGEEITVKVLKFDRERTRVSLGLKQLSEDPWIAIAKRYPEGIRLIGKVTNLTEYGCFVEIVEGVEGLVHVSEMDWTNKNIHPSKVVNVGKMVEVIVLDVDEERRRISLGMKQCKGNPWQKFAETYKKGDRVEGKIKSITDFGVFIGLDGGIDGLVHSSDIAWNVIGEEAVREYKKGDEITAVVLQVDAGRERISLGIKQLVEDPLNHYLLLHKKGTIINGTVTAVDSKGATVELVGGIEGYLPSSEASRNHLNAMLLPSVGEAIEAICTSIDRKNRVVSLSVRAKEESAKKDISNLNNKLAEGNLSNAMAEAFKAASKGD
- a CDS encoding peroxiredoxin C, producing MVLVTRQAPDFTTAAVLSTGEIVNQFNLRSYIKDKTAVIFFWPMDFTFVCPSELIAFDKRYAAFQKRGVKIIGVSFDSEFVHHYWRQIPTEKGGIGPVKYPMVADIKREIIKAYGIEHPDTGVALRGSFLIDKKGIIRHQLVNDLPFGRNIDEMIRMVDALQFYEEKGEVCPAQWTNGQEGMEASPTGVAKYLAANITKL
- the asd gene encoding aspartate-semialdehyde dehydrogenase — translated: MKKVGFIGWRGMVGSVLMQRMHEEQDFVAIQPVFFSTSQSGQLAPLVNGKQGILQNAKDIAALSALDIIVTCQGGSYTNEIHPRLRKSGWQGYWIDAASTLRMSDDAVIILDPINQQVIQQGLDRGIKNFVGGNCTVSLMLMSLGGLFVNNLVEWVSVATYQAASGGGARHMRELLLQMGQLYDVVAKPLQNSVSAILDIERRVTELTRSGTLPIDNFCVPLAGSLIPWIDKQLENGQSREEWKGQAETNKILNISQAIPVDGLCVRIGSLRCHSQAFTLKLKQDIPLAVIEQLLANHNDWVKVVPNDRELSMRELTPAAVTGTLKTPVGRLRKLNMGPKYISAFTVGDQLLWGAAEPLRRMLRQLTIN